Proteins from a single region of Gimesia sp.:
- a CDS encoding sigma-70 family RNA polymerase sigma factor, with product MISSKYNNPAMKQLADQQVKYAPHDVKLAQMDRAEALLTEIDLEQEYQYPEICKQITTYRSEIYPDLMIIGSDVMHDVRCFIEDLSESAEIDVEDVEEDVFTVQDLSKKFNISTKTVDRWRDKGLVSRRFRFNGRMRVGFLKSSVDRYLQNNKGHVVRSMNFSQLSDEDREEILRRARRLARYGGCPAEISRRIARHMNRSPETIRYTLKNFDRENPELAIFPNAPEKITDQQKRDIYNSFRRGIPVDKLARRYCRTKASIYRIISEARAARLHAQTIDYMYSDEFDQSGAEKVILGPAPEVDKSNEKVRTPPGLPPYLASLYSIPLLTREEEAYYFRKLNFLKYKAAQIQEKLDPNRPKARDMDQIEKLFDESTDVKNFLIRSNLRLVVSIAKRHIRPGGNFFEMVSDGNMSLIRAIEKFDYTKGNKFSTYASWAIMKNYARSIPAEYKVLDRFRTGNDELFFQSTDERESQYREELINQKQHAVIMSILDQLDGREKDILIYRYGLNARNEPQTLEQVGDRFGVTKERIRQLESRALKKLRRITQVERVEIPGI from the coding sequence ATGATCAGCTCAAAATATAACAATCCGGCCATGAAGCAACTGGCAGATCAACAGGTGAAGTATGCACCTCACGATGTCAAACTGGCGCAGATGGACCGTGCAGAAGCTCTTCTCACAGAGATTGATCTGGAGCAGGAGTATCAGTACCCGGAAATCTGCAAACAGATCACCACATATCGCTCCGAGATTTATCCGGACCTGATGATTATTGGCAGCGACGTCATGCATGATGTGCGGTGCTTCATTGAGGACCTGTCCGAGAGCGCTGAGATTGACGTCGAAGACGTGGAAGAAGACGTTTTCACCGTTCAGGATCTGAGTAAGAAGTTCAACATTTCTACCAAGACTGTCGACCGTTGGCGCGATAAGGGGCTGGTCAGCCGCCGCTTCCGGTTTAATGGTCGGATGCGTGTCGGATTTCTGAAATCATCCGTGGACCGTTATCTGCAAAACAATAAGGGGCATGTCGTCCGCAGCATGAATTTCAGTCAGTTAAGTGACGAAGATCGCGAAGAAATTTTACGCCGCGCCAGACGACTTGCCCGGTATGGGGGCTGCCCCGCCGAAATCAGTCGTCGTATCGCACGGCACATGAATCGTTCACCAGAAACGATTCGCTATACCCTGAAAAATTTTGATCGGGAGAATCCAGAATTGGCGATATTTCCGAACGCACCAGAAAAGATCACGGATCAGCAGAAACGTGATATCTACAACAGCTTCCGACGGGGCATTCCCGTAGATAAGCTGGCGCGGCGTTACTGCCGAACCAAGGCCAGCATCTATCGGATCATCTCCGAAGCACGGGCAGCACGCCTGCATGCCCAGACCATCGATTACATGTACAGCGACGAATTCGATCAGTCCGGTGCGGAAAAGGTCATCCTGGGACCGGCTCCGGAAGTCGATAAGTCGAATGAGAAAGTACGTACGCCTCCCGGGCTGCCTCCGTATCTGGCCAGCCTGTATTCCATTCCGCTGCTCACGCGGGAAGAAGAGGCTTATTACTTCAGAAAATTGAACTTCCTGAAATACAAGGCGGCACAGATTCAGGAAAAACTGGATCCGAATCGTCCGAAAGCCAGGGACATGGATCAGATTGAGAAGCTGTTCGATGAGAGCACGGACGTGAAGAACTTCCTGATCCGCAGTAACCTGCGACTGGTGGTTTCGATTGCCAAGCGGCACATTCGTCCGGGCGGCAACTTCTTCGAAATGGTCAGTGACGGCAACATGTCCCTGATTCGTGCCATCGAAAAATTTGATTACACCAAAGGTAATAAATTCTCGACTTACGCCAGCTGGGCAATTATGAAAAACTACGCCCGGTCAATCCCGGCGGAATATAAGGTCCTCGACCGGTTCCGTACGGGGAACGACGAACTGTTCTTTCAGTCGACTGATGAACGGGAAAGTCAGTACCGGGAAGAGTTGATCAACCAGAAGCAACACGCAGTCATCATGAGTATTCTGGACCAGCTGGATGGTCGAGAAAAGGACATTCTGATCTATCGTTATGGTTTGAATGCCCGCAATGAACCTCAGACACTTGAACAGGTAGGCGATCGCTTCGGAGTCACGAAAGAACGGATTCGTCAATTGGAATCCCGTGCTCTGAAAAAACTGCGACGGATTACCCAGGTGGAACGGGTGGAAATCCCGGGAATATAA